CGGTCTGAGAGACGTGATTTCAGTCATGCGAGAAGTCGTTGGATAGTCGGTTCGAGGAGCTGTCCGTACTCGAACGCGGAGACGCCGAGGACGACCGCCAGGACGGCCGCCGCCAGCACCGTCGCCCGCATCCCGGTCGACACCGCCGAGGGCTCGGTGACGGGGTCCGTCCCGATCCCGTCGGCGACGGCGGTCCGGGTCTGCGACCCGCTGTCGGCGTCCACATCGGTGTCAGCCCCGGCGGTCGACCCCGTCGACTCGCGGAAGTAGATCCGTTCGAGGATCCGCGCGAAGTACGCGAGCGTCAATAGCGTGCTCACGAGGATGACGACCGCGAGCGGCCACGCGCGTCCCTCGACCGCGCCCAGTGCGATGTACCACTTGCCGACGAAGCCGACCGCGGGCGGCACGCCGACCATCGCGAGCGCGAGGACGCCGAAGGCGGCCGCGCCGATCGACGTGCGTTCGGCCAGCCCCTCGTAGGCGTCGACGGTTCGCGCGCCGGTCTCCTCGGCGATCAGCCCGCTCGTCAGGAACAGCCCGCCCTTCATGATGGCGTGGCCGACGAGGTGGATCATCGCGCCCGTCAGGGCCGTGCCGTTGGCCACCGCGATGGCACCGACGACGAGGCCGAACTGCGAGACCGACGAGTACGCCAGCATCCGCTTGATCTCGCGTTGGGTCACCGCGAGGACGCTGCCGAGGACGATGCTCACCACGGCCCCAGCGACGAGGACGGTCCGTGCGAACTCGTTCGCCGCGAGGAAGTCGACGGTGAACACCGTGAACACGATGCGGATCAGCGCGTACGCCGCGACCGTCGAGACGAGCGCCGAGATGAGCCCGCTCACCGTGTCGGGGGCCCCGGCGTACGCGGCCGGCTGCCACGTGTGGACGGGGAAGACGGCGATCTTGACGAAGAGGCCGACGACGAGCAGCCCGAACGACGCGCGGACGAGCGTCGACGTGTACCCAACCGCCGCGAGCTGCGCCGAGAGGTCGGCCATGTTGAGCGTCCCCGTCGCGACGTACGCGTAGCCGATCCCGAGGAGGAACAGCGACGCCCCCACGGTCCCGACGAGGAGGTACTTCAGCGCGGCGCGGGCGGAGCGACCCCCCTCGCCGCTCGCGACGAGTGCGTACGCCGCGAGGCCGGTGATCTCTAAGAAGACGTACATGTTGAACACGTCGCCAGTGATGCTCATTCCCGTCAACCCGGCGACCAACAGCAGGTACGTCGCGTAGAAGGCGTTCGACCGGGGGCCCGCACGTCGGGCGTAGCCGAGGACGCCGAGCGCGACCACGGCGACGAGGACGGCCATCGTGGCCGACAACCCGTCCACGACGAGTTCGATGCCGAAGGGTGCGGTGAAGCCGCCGACGACGTACCGGACCGGCTCGCTGCCGAACGCGTCGACGGCGAGCGTGACGGCCGCGGCGGTCTGGACTGCCGACGCGACGACCGCGATAGGCCAACCGGTCTCCGAGCGGACGAGCCCGACGAGCAACACCACGACGGAGCCCAGGATCGGGAGTGCGACCAGGAGGGCGGGGAGGTCATTCATCGGCGATCACCTTCTGGATCCCCTCCTCGGTCAGCGTGCCGTACTCCCCGTAGATGCGGACGATCAGCCCGAGCGCGACGGCGGTGAGGCTCACGCCGACGACGATGGCGGTAAGGATCAACACGTGCGGAAGCGGGCTGACGTACGGCTCGGGAGCGGTCAACAGCGGCGGACTCCCCCCCTCGACGAACGCGGTCACGATGAAAAAGAGGAAGATACCGGTCTGGAACACGTTCATCCCGATTACCTTCTTGACGAGGTTCTGGCTCCCGATCATCGTGTACGTCCCGACGCCCAACAGCAGGAAGGCGACGAGGTAGTAGAGGCGGTCGACGACGAGGTCGATCACGCGGCGTCACCCCCGCGTTCGCGGTCGTGTTCGTTCTCGTACTCGTGTTCGTCGCCCCGCGAGCCGGCGGCGATGACGAACAGGAGGCCGGTGACGACCCCTGCGACGATGAGCCCGATAGCGAGTTCGACGAGTTCGATCCCGTACTTCGAGGCGTCCTTGATCCCGTAGGTGGTGTACTGCAGGAAGTCCCCCCCGAGCAGGACGGAGCCGAAGCCGATCAGGAGGAACACGAGGACGCCGAACCCGACGAGCGCGGCCGGGAGCTTCGGCCCGACCCACCGCCGCGTCGTTTCGATGCCGAACGCCAGCCCGAGCATGAGGACGACCGTCCCGACGATGACACCCCCCTGGAAGCCGCCGCCCGAGGAGTCCGCGCCGTGGAACATCACGAACAGCCCGAACGTGAAGACGAACGGCGTGATGACGCGGACCGTCGTCATGATGATCGGACTCTCGACGTACGGGCTGATCGCGTCGTTCCCGGCGGAGTCGTCGGCGCGTCCCTCAGCGTCGCTCATCCGAACACCTCCCGGTTGAGGACGAGCAACAGCCCGACGCCGGCCGCGTAGACGACGACGGCCTCCCCGAGTGTGTCGAACCCGCGGTACGCCGCCAACACGGCGGTGACGGCGTTCTCGACGCCAGCTTCGGAGTAGGCGTTGGCGAGGTAGTAGGCCGTCACCTCGTCGGTCGCGACCGCAGAGTCGTCGGAACCGACCGCCGGGAGCGCGAGGAGCGTCGTCGAGAGCACGGCGACGAGGGTGACGGCCACGCCGGCTGCGGGGAGGTCGACGCGCTCGAACGTCTGTTCGCCGGCTGGGCGGACGGTCTTCGCGATGGTCAGGAGGAAGAGGATCGTCATCACCCCGGCCCCGACCGCGGCTTCCGTGAGCCCCACGTCGGGCGCTCGCAGGAACACCCAGATGATGGCGATCCCGAGGCTGTACGCGCTGAACGCGATGATCGAACCGAGCACGTCACGGAGCAGCGCGGCCGCGACCGCACAGCCGAGGACGAACACGAACAGCCCGATCTCCAGCGGCGTGATCACGACTCAGTCACCTCCCCCGCCGGCGTTCCGGTCGCGGAGTCGGACCCGGTGTCGGTCCCCGTCTCGGGTTCGGTCTCCGTCTCGGAGTCGGCGTCCGTAGTCCACGGCTCGATACCCTGTTCGGCGGCGGCCCGGGTGATCGCGTGGGCGGCGGTCGGGTTCGTGAGGAACATGAACAACAGTAACAGTGCGGCTTTCACCGTCGACAGGCCCGTGTCGACGACGAGCGCGACGGCCGCGAGCGCCAGCACCGCCCCGAGCGTCTCGCTCTTCGAGGTCGCGTGGGCGCGGGTGTAGAGGTCGGGCAGGCGGACGAGCCCGATGGCCGCGACGGCGGCGAAGAAGACGCCGCCGACGGCGAGGATCACGACGGCGATCTCCTGCGGCGTCATCGCTCAGAGCACCCCCCCGCGTTCGACGGAGAACTTCGAGATGGCGATTGACAACACGAAGTTCAACAGCGCGTAGACGAGCGCGATGTCGAGCGCGCCCGGCTCGCCGATCGCGGCCGCGAGCAGCGCGATGATGATAACGGTGTTGGAGCCGATGACGTTGACGGCGATGACCCGGTCGGGCATCGTCGGTCCGCGGACGATCCGGTAGACGCCGACCAGCGAGGCGACGACGAACGCCGCGGCCGCGGCGACGAGGACGTCTCCGACGAGCGTCATCGTTCACCTTGCTCCTCGCGGCGTTCGAGGGGGCTCGGGATGCGTGCGACCTCCCGCCCGTAGAACACGAACCGGACGGCACGCTCTAACGAGCCGGCGAAGAGGTCCTCGCGCGAGCTGGGAGTGAGCGTGTGGACGGTGAAGTGGCTCCGGGAGACGTCGACGGTCAGCGTCCCCGGCGTGAGCGTGATGCTGTTCGCGAGCGTCGTGACCGGCAGTGCCGACCAGACGGCGGCGTCGAACTCGACCATCTCGGGGTCGATCGGCAGGGAGGGGTGGAGGACGACGTAGGCGATATCGACGTTCGCCTTCGCGATCTCCCACAGCAGGTACGGCACGTAGAGGCCGAACCGGGCGAGCTGTCGGATCGTCCGGAGCGGCTGGATCGGCGTGGTGAGCGACACGCCCCACAGCGCGACGGCGACGACGGCCGCGCTGATCGCGCCCGTCACCAGCTCGAACGTCGCGACCGACCCTGCGAGGAGCAGGTAGAACAGGAACGAGACCGCGAAGAGGCCGAGGAACTGTGTGATGGTTCCGGAGCGGACGAGCAGGGGGCTCCGCCGCTCTCGCTGGATCGGCGCTTCGTGGATGTCGAGGCCCGCCCGCCGCATCTCGTTTTCGAGCGGGGGGAGCAGCGGCGTCGTGCCGAGCGGCGAAAAGCCAGGGTCGACAACGGCGAGATCGAGGTCGTTCTCGCGAGCGTAGCGGGCGAGTACGTCGGCGTAATCGCCCGGGCTGAACAGGTACTCGCGCCCCCCGATCAGCGCCGTCTCTATGGCGACCGCGTCGGCGTCGTCCCCGCAGTCCTCGGTGGCCCAGACCACGGCCCGGTCGAGGAGAGTCCGGGCCGCCTCGAACTCGGCCGTCTCCGCGCCGGACATCGAGCGCTGAGAGACCGGGTAGACGAAGTGCACTGACGGCTCCTGGCCGGTCTCGTCCGCGCGTTCGAGCGCGTACCGGACGGCGTACGCGACTGCGTTCCGGAGGGTGCTCGACTTGGAGACTGGAACGAGTAACCGGGCGCCAGTCAGCGGGACCACCTCCACGGTGAACGGACAGCAGTCCGAGCGTGAACGCTTGACATCGATACCTTGTCTAGGGGTTCCCCCATACCAATTAAAGCGTTTCTTTTCCCCGTGGTATCGGGGCTACAGTGGGTGCAGTTCTCGCCGCTGCCGAGGGAGGAGCGTCGGGGGGATCCACTCCGGTCGGCGTGTCGTTCACGGCTCCGCGAGACGGAGTGGTCCGGCACGACGGCGTCACCCGGTGCTCCGTGGTGCCCCCGCGTCAGGCACTCGGCGCTGCGACGTCCAGCTCCGCCAGAAGCGTCAGCGCCGCCTCGTGCGACGACGGCGGGCCGCGTGCGGTCACGAGGTCGCCGTCGACCGTGACGGAGGTGTCGGCGTCGAGTTCGGCGTCCCAGTTCGCGCCCACAGTCTTCACCTCGTCTTCGACCCAGTACGGGAGCTTCCGGCCGTCGGGCATCCGGTCGAGGTCGTCGACGATCCCCTCCTCCCACGCGTTCGGGAAGCCCGTCACGTCCCGGCCGGCGGCGAGGAAACCACCCTCCGAGTCGCGGGCGAACGCGAGGAGGCCGACCGCGTGACAGACGACGAGCGCCTTCCCGCTGCCCTCGATCGCCTCACGCAGTGCGGCACGGGCGTGACGGTCCTGGTTGATGTCCCACTCGGTGCCGTGGCCCCCGGGGAAGACGACGGCGTCGTACGTCGATGCGTCGACCGACGCCAGCGGCTCGGGGTCGTTCAGCCGCTCGTCGTTCGCGTCGCACTCCGTCACCCGTGTGGCCAACTCCTCGCCCACCTCGGCGGGGTCGACGGAGCGCTCGTCGACGACCGGCGGGTTCCCCGTCGGCGTCGCGACCGTGCAGTCGACGCCCGCGTCGGTGAGCGTCTGCAGCGGCTCGATGCACTCTTCTCCCCAGTACCCCTCCTCCGTAACGATGAACAGCGCGTTCGTCATCGCCTCGAACGAGGGGGTCCACGCGCAAAAGCGACCGGGCCGCGGAAATCGGGGCGGTCGCGAGCGGGGCCGATCAGCTACTCGTCGGCACCCGGCGCTTTCGTGTCCGCCTCGCCACCGCGTCCCGGGTCGTCGGCCGGGGCGTAGGCGGGGTCGTGGAGGTGACAGGCCGCCTCGTTCTCTCCCCCGGTCGGGCCGAGCGCGGGCCGTTCGTTCGCGCAGACGGTCGGGAACGCCTTGACCAGTCGGTCGTGCGCCGCGGCGGGGTCGCCCGTGACCAGGTCGTCGAGCGCGTCGCGGAGCACGCGTTCGGCGCGCGAATCCGACAGCGTCTCCGGGACACCGAACTCCGCGCGCACCGCGGCGGCGACCTGGTCGTCCCCGACGGCGTCGGCAACACCGCCGGCCTCGGCGGCGACGAACTCCCGGACGGCGTCGACGTCGATTCCGTTCCCTCCGAGACGGATCCGGAGGTCCATCGTCGCGCGCCACTCCTCGCGCCCGAGGTCGTAGTCGTCGGGCGGGACGATCTCGGGACAGCGGGTGTGGAACCGACAGCCGGACGGCGGGTTAGACGGGCTGGGGACGTCGCCGCTGAGAACGGTTCCCAGCCCGCGGGATCGGGGGTCCGGCTCGGGGATCGACGACAGCAACGCCCGCGTGTAGGGGTGCTGTGGGTCGGTGAACACCGCCGCGGTGGAGCCGATCTCGACAATCTCGCCGAGGTACATCACCGCGACGCGGTCGCACACCTC
This Salinigranum marinum DNA region includes the following protein-coding sequences:
- a CDS encoding monovalent cation/H+ antiporter subunit D family protein — encoded protein: MNDLPALLVALPILGSVVVLLVGLVRSETGWPIAVVASAVQTAAAVTLAVDAFGSEPVRYVVGGFTAPFGIELVVDGLSATMAVLVAVVALGVLGYARRAGPRSNAFYATYLLLVAGLTGMSITGDVFNMYVFLEITGLAAYALVASGEGGRSARAALKYLLVGTVGASLFLLGIGYAYVATGTLNMADLSAQLAAVGYTSTLVRASFGLLVVGLFVKIAVFPVHTWQPAAYAGAPDTVSGLISALVSTVAAYALIRIVFTVFTVDFLAANEFARTVLVAGAVVSIVLGSVLAVTQREIKRMLAYSSVSQFGLVVGAIAVANGTALTGAMIHLVGHAIMKGGLFLTSGLIAEETGARTVDAYEGLAERTSIGAAAFGVLALAMVGVPPAVGFVGKWYIALGAVEGRAWPLAVVILVSTLLTLAYFARILERIYFRESTGSTAGADTDVDADSGSQTRTAVADGIGTDPVTEPSAVSTGMRATVLAAAVLAVVLGVSAFEYGQLLEPTIQRLLA
- a CDS encoding cation:proton antiporter subunit C codes for the protein MIDLVVDRLYYLVAFLLLGVGTYTMIGSQNLVKKVIGMNVFQTGIFLFFIVTAFVEGGSPPLLTAPEPYVSPLPHVLILTAIVVGVSLTAVALGLIVRIYGEYGTLTEEGIQKVIADE
- a CDS encoding MnhB domain-containing protein — its product is MSDAEGRADDSAGNDAISPYVESPIIMTTVRVITPFVFTFGLFVMFHGADSSGGGFQGGVIVGTVVLMLGLAFGIETTRRWVGPKLPAALVGFGVLVFLLIGFGSVLLGGDFLQYTTYGIKDASKYGIELVELAIGLIVAGVVTGLLFVIAAGSRGDEHEYENEHDRERGGDAA
- a CDS encoding DUF4040 domain-containing protein, which codes for MITPLEIGLFVFVLGCAVAAALLRDVLGSIIAFSAYSLGIAIIWVFLRAPDVGLTEAAVGAGVMTILFLLTIAKTVRPAGEQTFERVDLPAAGVAVTLVAVLSTTLLALPAVGSDDSAVATDEVTAYYLANAYSEAGVENAVTAVLAAYRGFDTLGEAVVVYAAGVGLLLVLNREVFG
- the mnhG gene encoding monovalent cation/H(+) antiporter subunit G; the protein is MTPQEIAVVILAVGGVFFAAVAAIGLVRLPDLYTRAHATSKSETLGAVLALAAVALVVDTGLSTVKAALLLLFMFLTNPTAAHAITRAAAEQGIEPWTTDADSETETEPETGTDTGSDSATGTPAGEVTES
- a CDS encoding cation:proton antiporter; this translates as MTLVGDVLVAAAAAFVVASLVGVYRIVRGPTMPDRVIAVNVIGSNTVIIIALLAAAIGEPGALDIALVYALLNFVLSIAISKFSVERGGVL
- a CDS encoding monovalent cation/H+ antiporter subunit E, which produces MVPLTGARLLVPVSKSSTLRNAVAYAVRYALERADETGQEPSVHFVYPVSQRSMSGAETAEFEAARTLLDRAVVWATEDCGDDADAVAIETALIGGREYLFSPGDYADVLARYARENDLDLAVVDPGFSPLGTTPLLPPLENEMRRAGLDIHEAPIQRERRSPLLVRSGTITQFLGLFAVSFLFYLLLAGSVATFELVTGAISAAVVAVALWGVSLTTPIQPLRTIRQLARFGLYVPYLLWEIAKANVDIAYVVLHPSLPIDPEMVEFDAAVWSALPVTTLANSITLTPGTLTVDVSRSHFTVHTLTPSSREDLFAGSLERAVRFVFYGREVARIPSPLERREEQGER
- a CDS encoding type 1 glutamine amidotransferase domain-containing protein translates to MTNALFIVTEEGYWGEECIEPLQTLTDAGVDCTVATPTGNPPVVDERSVDPAEVGEELATRVTECDANDERLNDPEPLASVDASTYDAVVFPGGHGTEWDINQDRHARAALREAIEGSGKALVVCHAVGLLAFARDSEGGFLAAGRDVTGFPNAWEEGIVDDLDRMPDGRKLPYWVEDEVKTVGANWDAELDADTSVTVDGDLVTARGPPSSHEAALTLLAELDVAAPSA
- a CDS encoding oligopeptide/dipeptide ABC transporter ATP-binding protein, which gives rise to MPLLDVRNLEKHYPITEGLLKTEVGRVRAVDGVSFTVERGETLGIVGESGCGKSTAATSLLRLEEPTGGQVLFDGEDITGYDDRELKRFRRRAQMIFQDPTSSFDPRMSVGEAVAEPLVIHGIRGRERRRRIVADLLERVGLSAGDFDRYPHEFSGGQRQRIALARALVVNPDLVVADEPTSALDVSVQAEILTLIERVQDAFGLSIVFISHDMGVVREVCDRVAVMYLGEIVEIGSTAAVFTDPQHPYTRALLSSIPEPDPRSRGLGTVLSGDVPSPSNPPSGCRFHTRCPEIVPPDDYDLGREEWRATMDLRIRLGGNGIDVDAVREFVAAEAGGVADAVGDDQVAAAVRAEFGVPETLSDSRAERVLRDALDDLVTGDPAAAHDRLVKAFPTVCANERPALGPTGGENEAACHLHDPAYAPADDPGRGGEADTKAPGADE